A single region of the Mugil cephalus isolate CIBA_MC_2020 chromosome 4, CIBA_Mcephalus_1.1, whole genome shotgun sequence genome encodes:
- the cnpy2 gene encoding protein canopy homolog 2, whose translation MREAVLLLTHCVVLCLLLSFSQAARQGQDIRCGACRALVDEMEWAISQIDPKKMIQTGSFRINPDGSQSIREVPLARSEGNLLDLMENVCERMQDYGERTDSATNRKSYVRIKSRSGEAMDLSEATLDSRVTSSLKFACETIVEQHEDEVIEFFAHETDNVKDKLCSKRTDLCDHALKMPRDEL comes from the exons ATGAGAGAAGCTGTTCTCCTGCTGACGCACTGTGTGGttctgtgtctcctcctgagCTTCAGCCAGGCGGCCAGACAAGGACAGGACATCAGATGTGGAG CCTGCAGGGCTCTGGTAGATGAAATGGAGTGGGCCATCTCCCAGATCGATCCCAAGAAGATGATCCAGACTGGATCCTTTAGGATCAACCCAGACGGCAGCCAGTCCATCAGAGAG GTCCCTCTGGCGCGTTCTGAGGGAAACCTTCTGGATTTGATGGAAAATGTGTGCGAGAGGATGCAGGACTACGGTGAACGCACAGATTCTGCCACAAACAGGAAGTCTTACGTCAGGATCAAGTCTCGGAGCGGTGAGGCCATGGACCTCTCAGAGGCCACACTGGATTCAAGAGTTACATCCAGCTTAAAATTTGCA TGTGAAACAATTGTTGAACAGCACGAAGATGAAGTCATTGAATTCTTCGCTCACGAAACAGACAACGTTAAAGACAAACTGTGCAGCAAGAGGACAG ACCTATGTGATCACGCTCTAAAAATGCCCCGTGATGAACTTTGA